The genomic region AAGCCCTCGTTGACACTGCGCTCGGCGAACTCCTCGGTGATCTCGAGGTTCTTCATCGCCTGCTTGACCTCCTTGACCCAGTGCCGCAGCGCCGGGGCCTCCCCGCGGGTGGCGGTGGCGGCGGTACGCAGGAAGTTCGACATCGAGACGCCGGGCACCTCGACCGGGTACTGCATCGCCAGGAACAGCCCGGCCCTGGCGCGCTCGTCGACGGTCATCGCCAGCACGTCCGCACCGTCGAGGGTGACGGTGCCGGAGGTCACCCGGTACTTGGGGTGTCCGGCCAGCGAGTAGGCGAGGGTCGACTTGCCGGAGCCGTTGGGGCCCATGATGGCGTGCGTCTGGCCGGATTCCAGGGTCAGGTCGACACCCTTGAGGATCTCGATGGGGCCCTCGTCGGTGATGACCGAGACGTGCAGGTCGTGGATCTCTAGTGTTGCCATGGTGTTCGGTACTCCTTGTGTCGGGTGGCCGGGTGTCCACCCGGGCTGGGGACGAGAGGTGCGGCCGTGCGGCCGACTGGTCGGTCAGTGTTCGGTGACGGCGAGCTCGCGCTCGATGGTCTCGGATGCGCGCTCCACTGCGCTCGGCACGCCGAGCTTGAGCAGCACCTCCTGGAAGAAACCGCGGACGACGAGTCGCCGGGCGATGTCGGAGGGAATGCCGCGGGAGAGCAGGTAGAACAGCTGCTCGTCGTCGAACCGGCCGGTGGCACTGGCGTGGCCGGCACCGGCGATCTCACCGGTCTCGATCTCCAGGTTGGGGACCGAATCGGCCCGCGCTCCCGGGGTGAGAAGCAGGTTGCGGTTCATCTCGTAGGTGTTGGTACCTGCGGCCGCCTTGCGGATCAGCACGTCACCGATCCAGACGGTACGGGCCGACTTCCCTTGCAGCGCACCCTTGTAGAGCGCATCCGACTTGCAGTTCGGGGTGTCGTGGTCGATGAAGATACGGTGCTCGAGGTGCTGACCGGCGTCGGCGAAGTAGAGCCCCAGCAGCTGGGCACTGCCACCCGGACCGTTGTACCGGGTCGACGTGGAGATCCGGACGGTGTCGCCACCGAACGTGAGCACGGCGTGCTTGACGCTCGCATCGCGCCCCAGCGCCACGTGGTGGTGCGCCAGGTGGACCGTGTCGTCGGCCCACTCCTGCAGCGAGGTGACAGTGATCTGCGCACCGTCGCCGGCAACAGTCTCGACGACCTGGGCGATCGTCGCGGATCCGTTGTGGTTGATCACCACGTCGGCCTTGGAGTGCGCACCGAAGCGCAACACGATGTGACCGGCCTCCACGACGGACGCGTCCGACCCAGTGAGATCGATGACGACCGGTTCGGTCAGCTCGGTGTCGGCAGGCACGTCGACCAGCAACACCGACTCGACCTCGGTGAAGATGCGGGCCGAGGTGCGATCGGTCGGGACGTAGCCGGATGCGCCTCGGATCCCGGCCAACTCGGCCGGGTCGCTGACCGGACGCACGGTCGCGCCCTGGGGGGTTGTCCAGGTGCACTCGGTCGCCGACGGCTGGAACGGAGCATCGGCGTGCAGGCCCCGTAGCCGTCGCAGCGGCGTGAACCGCCACTCCTCCTCCTTGCCGGAGGGCACCGGATGATCGGCGAGGGCAAGGGAGCCAACGGGGTGCAAGAACTTCGCCACCCGATCGCTGGTCTCCACCGCGCCGACAACGTTCGGCGCCTCAGTCACTGTCACTGTTCCTTCGTCCTTCTCTTCGTCTCATGGATCAAGCTCTTCATCTCGCTGACCGCCGTCCTACAACGCTTTCCACTCGCTCGCCCGAGGTGATCGGCCGCGTCGATCCTCGATGGCCGTTCCTCCCCGCCCGAGGATGTCCGGCCGTCCAACCACCCCATCGCTCGTTCCTCGCTCCGGGGGGCCAGACCCATCCACGGCCGACCGAACACCCTCGGGCGGTCCGGAACGGCCAGGGCGGAACGGGAGAACGTCGGCGGGCGGGTGGTTGGGACTGGCCCCCTGGGGCGCCAGCCGAAGGGTGGATCCCCGTCCGCAGACGATCTCCCGTGGAGCCCTGACCGTGCAGGACAGCCGCGCGGGCTCGGCACTGCGGTGACCCCGGATCTGTCGTCTCACCGAGAGGGAAATGCCTCGCGATGAGATCGACGGATCGGAGGATCAGCCGACGGCGCCTTCCATCTGGAGTTCGATGAGGCGGTTGAGCTCGAGGGCGTACTCCATGGGGAGTTCCTTGGCGATCGGCTCGACGAAACCGCGGACGATCATCGCCATTGCCTCGTCCTCGGTGAGGCCGCGGCTCATCAGGTAGAAGAGCTGCTCCTCGGACACCTTGGAGACGGTGGCCTCGTGGCCCATCGAGACGTCGTCCTCGCGGACGTCGACGTAGGGGTAGGTGTCGGTGCGGGAGATGGTGTCGACCAGCAGCGCGTCGCACTTGACGGTGGACTTGCTGTGGTGCGAACCAGGGTTCACCTGCACCAGGCCGCGGTAGCTGGTGCGGCCGCCGCCACGGGAGACCGACTTGGAGATGATCGTCGAGCTCGTGTGCGGCGCGAGGTGCAACATCTTCGCGCCGGTGTCCTGGTGCTGGCCCTCGCCGGCGAACGCGATCGACATGACCTCACCCTTGGCGTACTCACCGGTCATCCAGACCGCCGGGTACTTCATGGTGACCTTGGAGCCGATGTTGCCGTCGACCCACTCCATCGTCGCGCCGGCCTCGGCCTTGGCCCGCTTGGTGACCAGGTTGTAGACGTTGTTCGACCAGTTCTGGATGGTCGTGTAGCGGCAGCGTCCACCCTTGCGGACGATGATCTCCACGACTGCGGAATGCAGCGAGTCCGACTTGTAGATCGGCGCGGTGCAACCCTCGACGTAGTGCACGTACGCGTCCTCGTCGACGATGATCAGCGTGCGCTCGAACTGGCCCATGTTCTCGGTGTTGATCCGGAAGTAGGCCTGCAGCGGGATGTCGACGTGCACGCCCTTGGGGACGTAGACGAACGAGCCACCCGACCAGGCCGCGGTGTTCAGCGCCGCGAACTTGTTGTCGCCACTGGGGATCACCGATCCGAAGTACTCCTGGAACAGATCCGGGTACTCCTTCAGCGCGGTGTCGGTGTCGAGGAAGA from Nakamurella sp. A5-74 harbors:
- the sufC gene encoding Fe-S cluster assembly ATPase SufC, with the translated sequence MATLEIHDLHVSVITDEGPIEILKGVDLTLESGQTHAIMGPNGSGKSTLAYSLAGHPKYRVTSGTVTLDGADVLAMTVDERARAGLFLAMQYPVEVPGVSMSNFLRTAATATRGEAPALRHWVKEVKQAMKNLEITEEFAERSVNEGFSGGEKKRHEILQLELLRPKFAVLDETDSGLDVDALRVVSEGVNKYQSETGGGVLLITHYTRILRYIKPDQVHVFSGGRIVESGGAELADELETNGYVRFATAAV
- the sufD gene encoding Fe-S cluster assembly protein SufD, whose translation is MTVTEAPNVVGAVETSDRVAKFLHPVGSLALADHPVPSGKEEEWRFTPLRRLRGLHADAPFQPSATECTWTTPQGATVRPVSDPAELAGIRGASGYVPTDRTSARIFTEVESVLLVDVPADTELTEPVVIDLTGSDASVVEAGHIVLRFGAHSKADVVINHNGSATIAQVVETVAGDGAQITVTSLQEWADDTVHLAHHHVALGRDASVKHAVLTFGGDTVRISTSTRYNGPGGSAQLLGLYFADAGQHLEHRIFIDHDTPNCKSDALYKGALQGKSARTVWIGDVLIRKAAAGTNTYEMNRNLLLTPGARADSVPNLEIETGEIAGAGHASATGRFDDEQLFYLLSRGIPSDIARRLVVRGFFQEVLLKLGVPSAVERASETIERELAVTEH
- the sufB gene encoding Fe-S cluster assembly protein SufB — encoded protein: MTSTDTGIDRGSIATVTDIETQPAELSETRIEQAKTIDSLGRYAFGWSDSDSAGASARRGINPEVVADISAKKSEPEWMLQRRLKALQLFERQPMPGWGADLSGIDFDNIKYFVRSGEKQAATWEDLPDDIKNTYDKLGIPEAEKQRLVSGVAAQYESEVVYHSIQKELEDQGVIFLDTDTALKEYPDLFQEYFGSVIPSGDNKFAALNTAAWSGGSFVYVPKGVHVDIPLQAYFRINTENMGQFERTLIIVDEDAYVHYVEGCTAPIYKSDSLHSAVVEIIVRKGGRCRYTTIQNWSNNVYNLVTKRAKAEAGATMEWVDGNIGSKVTMKYPAVWMTGEYAKGEVMSIAFAGEGQHQDTGAKMLHLAPHTSSTIISKSVSRGGGRTSYRGLVQVNPGSHHSKSTVKCDALLVDTISRTDTYPYVDVREDDVSMGHEATVSKVSEEQLFYLMSRGLTEDEAMAMIVRGFVEPIAKELPMEYALELNRLIELQMEGAVG